A genomic region of Megalobrama amblycephala isolate DHTTF-2021 linkage group LG6, ASM1881202v1, whole genome shotgun sequence contains the following coding sequences:
- the LOC125270037 gene encoding cold shock-induced protein TIR1-like, with translation MLIAASFLLLQFCCTKVNKHSPDAKQLKSSKQAKMKTTKGQLEWQTKYRGLNVILDKEEDALFRTSPALKVFETRTASPTSTASEIDAASPTSTASEIHAASPTHTASEIDAASPTHTASEIHAASPTSTASEIDAASPTSTASDIDAASPTHTASEIHAVSPTSTASEIDAASPTHTVSEIDAASLTSTASDIRCCLSDSHCI, from the exons ATGCTGATCGCTGCAAGTTTCTTGCTGTTACAATTTTGCTGTACCAAGGTGAACAAACACTCACCTGATGCAAAGCAATTGAAGAGCAGCAAACAAGCAAAAATGAAGACAACAAAGGGACAACTGGAGTGGCAAACAAAATATCGAG GCCTGAATGTCATTCTTGATAAGGAGGAAGATGCTCTGTTCAGGACAAGCCCAGCTTTGAAAG TGTTTGAGACTCGCACTGCCTCTCCGACTTCCACTGCATCTGAGATCGATGCTGCCTCTCCGACTTCCACTGCATCTGAGATCCATGCTGCCTCTCCGACTCACACTGCATCTGAGATCGATGCTGCCTCTCCGACTCACACTGCATCTGAGATCCATGCTGCCTCTCCAACTTCCACTGCATCTGAGATCGATGCTGCCTCTCCGACTTCCACTGCATCTGATATCGATGCTGCCTCTCCAACTCACACTGCATCTGAGATCCATGCTGTCTCTCCAACTTCCACTGCATCTGAGATCGATGCTGCCTCTCCGACTCACACTGTTTCTGAGATCGATGCTGCCTCTCTGACTTCCACTGCATCTGATATTCGATGCTGCCTCTCCGACTCACACTGCATCTGA